A genomic stretch from Alosa sapidissima isolate fAloSap1 chromosome 3, fAloSap1.pri, whole genome shotgun sequence includes:
- the sox8a gene encoding transcription factor SOX-8a gives MFKMNEDRERGVGDNPCSPSGTASSMSQADLDSDAPSSPTESDGHGSGQQLSRAEKVGGGDEDERFPVCIREAVSQVLKGYDWSLVPMPMRGSRSLKDKPHVKRPMNAFMVWAQAARRKLADQYPHLHNAELSKTLGKLWRLLSENEKKPFVEEAERLRVQHKKDHPDYKYQPRRRKSLKPGQTDPDASSELGHSHGDQLYKAEAGASGLHPGLGNLHHPHDHSGQTHGPPTPPTTPKADPSHCGKHDFKLEGRRAPDGGRQNIDFSNVDISELSTDVISNIETFDVHEFDQYLPPNGSHGSAALSDQQGHGQSAAAGGAFGSFGHTYGGAPWSHKSAGSAGCVNGSDAGQARPQIKTEQLSPPRHYTEQSGTSSTHAELGSYSAQTCSSTTASSLPTSSADYTDLQTPNYFAAYPGYPAGIYQYPYFHSSRRPYATSIINSLSIPPAHGGSTNWEQPVYTTLTRP, from the exons ATGTTTAAAATGAACGAAGACCGGGAGAGGGGTGTCGGCGATAACCCGTGCAGTCCTTCGGGGACCGCCAGCTCCATGTCCCAAGCTGATCTGGACTCAGACGCGCCATCCTCTCCGACGGAGTCCGATGGACACGGGTCGGGCCAGCAGCTGTCCCGGGCCGAGAAGGTGGGCGGCGGGGACGAGGACGAGCGCTTCCCCGTGTGCATCCGCGAGGCAGTGTCCCAGGTGTTGAAGGGGTACGACTGGTCGCTCGTGCCCATGCCCATGCGCGGCAGCCGCTCGCTGAAGGACAAGCCGCACGTCAAGAGACCGATGAACGCGTTTATGGTGTGGGCACAGGCCGCCCGGAGGAAACTAGCGGACCAGTACCCGCACCTGCACAATGCCGAACTGAGCAAGACGCTGGGCAAGTTATGGCG ACTCCTGTCTGAAAATGAGAAGAAGCCGTTCGTGGAGGAGGCCGAGAGGCTGAGGGTGCAGCACAAGAAGGATCACCCGGACTACAAGTACCAGCCCCGGCGGCGAAAGAGCCTGAAGCCGGGACAGACGGACCCGGACGCGTCCTCCGAACTGGGCCATTCGCACGGGGACCAGCTGTATAAGGCCGAGGCGGGAGCGAGCGGCCTACATCCAGGCCTCGGGAACCTGCATCACCCGCACGACCACTCAG GTCAAACTCACGGTCCGCCCACGCCCCCCACCACACCCAAAGCCGACCCGAGCCACTGTGGGAAGCACGATTTCAAACTCGAGGGGAGACGCGCACCGGATGGCGGGCGTCAAAACATCGACTTCAGCAACGTGGACATATCCGAGCTGAGCACTGACGTCATCAGCAACATAGAGACCTTTGACGTTCACGAGTTTGACCAGTATCTGCCTCCGAACGGGAGCCACGGCTCAGCCGCGCTCTCGGACCAGCAGGGTCACGGGCAGAGCGCAGCAGCTGGTGGAGCGTTCGGTTCTTTCGGTCACACTTACGGCGGCGCCCCGTGGAGCCACAAGAGCGCGGGGTCAGCAGGGTGTGTTAACGGCAGTGACGCCGGCCAGGCGAGGCCACAAATTAAGACGGAGCAACTGAGTCCACCGCGACATTACACAGAACAGTCCGGCACTTCTTCAACGCACGCGGAGCTCGGTTCCTACAGCGCGCAGACGTGCTCCTCCACCACGGCCTCCTCTCTGCCCACCTCCTCGGCGGATTACACTGACCTCCAGACCCCCAACTACTTCGCCGCCTACCCCGGCTATCCCGCAGGGATATACCAGTACCCGTACTTCCACAGCTCCCGGCGGCCGTACGCCACGTCCATCATAAACAGCCTCTCCATCCCCCCTGCGCATGGCGGTTCCACGAACTGGGAACAGCCGGTGTATACCACACTGACGAGGCCGTAG